A genome region from Anopheles stephensi strain Indian chromosome 2, UCI_ANSTEP_V1.0, whole genome shotgun sequence includes the following:
- the LOC118502539 gene encoding leucine-rich repeat and immunoglobulin-like domain-containing nogo receptor-interacting protein 1, with the protein MSATWRAVVFLAILWRFCCNRNLLVHCCPLECICLSQTQVMCNTGALREIPLKAIPVTVEQLSLTKNYFPIIKSDAFGGLRALRKLSLDGNNITTIKPFAFRGLPRLRDLSIQHTPLATVASFAFAGLQNVSQIQLSHNKILRIEGYAFAGAVNIRQIHLADNPTVTIETNAFSSLSNVDRLILPSGIRSIEPDAFYGLETVGYLKLSFMDLASLVPYTFRGLTYVKLLSLQESDLGIIRAGAFEGLVHVELLNILNNKIDAIQELNITAANRIRVLRIQGNHLLETPDSGSIVLEGIETLHVNSNYFPCGCHIHTLLDSPLANGSYTSHGGAPSGDFLSKNYCISPLEVNGLPMSSIDLYSIGRCLEQVTRENLEASNAATPSVWRGNSWHWWQQWSGEDYTRAHEKTLVSAVSSAVRFLTASPLTSMLLVGCFQSFSSKIS; encoded by the exons ATGAGTGCAACCTGGCGTGCGGTGGTATTCCTAGCGATACTATGGCGATTTTGCTGCAATAGAAATCTGCTCGTACACTGCTGCCCACTAGAGTGTATCTGTCTCTCACAAACACAG GTCATGTGCAACACCGGTGCACTACGCGAGATACCTCTGAAAGCCATCCCGGTCACGGTGGAACAGCTATCGCTCACCAAGAACTACTTCCCGATCATCAAAAGCGATGCGTTTGGTGGGCTGCGAGCGCTTCGAAAGCTGTCACTCGATGGCAacaacatcaccaccatcaaaccGTTCGCCTTCAGGGGGCTGCCCCGATTGCGAGACCTCTCGATCCAACACACCCCACTAGCGACGGTCGCTTCGTTCGCTTTCGCTGGGCTGCAGAACGTTTCCCAGATACAGCTGTCGCACAACAAGATCCTGCGCATCGAAGGGTACGCGTTTGCCGGTGCCGTCAACATCCGACAGATCCATCTAGCGGACAATCCGACCGTCACGATCGAGACGAATGCATTCTCTAGCCTTAGCAATGTCGATCGGCTTATCCTACCTTCCGGCATTCGGTCGATCGAACCGGACGCTTTCTACGGGCTCGAAACGGTCGGCTACCTGAAGCTATCCTTCATGGACCTTGCCTCCCTGGTGCCGTACACGTTTCGGGGCCTAACGTACGTCAAGCTCCTCTCGCTGCAGGAATCCGACCTCGGCATTATACGGGCCGGTGCCTTCGAGGGTCTGGTACACGTCGAGCTGCTCAACATTCTCAACAACAAGATCGACGCGATCCAGGAGCTCAACATCACCGCCGCCAACCGGATACGGGTGCTGCGGATACAGGGTAACCATCTGCTCGAAACACCCGACAGTGGATCGATCGTGCTGGAGGGCATCGAGACGCTGCATGTAAATAGCAACTACTTCCCGTGCGGGTGCCACATCCACACGCTCCTAGATAGCCCGCTGGCGAACGGTAGCTACACGTCGCACGGTGGCGCACCGAGCGGAGATTTCCTGTCGAAGAACTACTGCATCTCGCCGCTCGAGGTGAACGGACTGCCGATGAGCTCGATCGATCTCTACTCGATCGGACGCTGTCTGGAGCAGGTGACGCGCGAAAATCTCGAAGCATCCAATGCCGCCACCCCGAGCGTCTGGCGAGGGAACTCCTGGCACTGGTGGCAACAGTGGAGCGGTGAGGATTATACACGGGCCCACGAAAAGACGCTCGTTTCGGCCGTCTCATCGGCGGTGCGGTTCCTAACGGCATCACCCCTGACGTCGATGCTACTTGTTGGATGCTTTCAAAGTTTTAGTAGCAAAATCAGTTGA